A window from Akkermansia muciniphila encodes these proteins:
- a CDS encoding TlpA family protein disulfide reductase has protein sequence MKRAFCVIAGACSLLGWAPADEAGMKNALADWQMRQSDWESAFKTAESDGKREELMKSRPDAVPVARELWRQVGRDLQKPETQKPYLLPAVIWFLDHPAAVAQAFPNGETARKIVVLCLDALENTLFREKGAGKAAYALSSSRELRCRVILEQIKDYSQFPEDQGLAALGLAMVMKETTGMLQDDVRLVAARGKLLKDAIIKCYDSSFGPVPVRNLVQEELYEIRNLNIGQTGPGISLPSSATGAQVTLPAGDKPVLVVFWDPRDARSVQFLGKAASLRGEFPGLMVMPVAPGSSENVKKALLNLNLDIPSLVDEKAAAFKDYRVRLTPQVYLLDLKGKILMRGTPDMLFDANLYAAMGKLEGKKNGKAEEKKAAAAPPAARPAPLPAKINSPETRVPAAPQPAAAPAAPLAPPPLRPMPE, from the coding sequence ATGAAAAGAGCGTTTTGCGTGATAGCCGGTGCATGCAGCCTGCTTGGATGGGCACCGGCGGATGAGGCGGGCATGAAGAATGCGCTGGCGGATTGGCAGATGAGGCAGTCCGACTGGGAATCCGCGTTCAAGACGGCTGAAAGCGACGGCAAAAGGGAGGAACTGATGAAAAGCCGCCCGGACGCCGTTCCGGTGGCGCGGGAATTGTGGAGGCAGGTGGGCCGCGACCTGCAAAAGCCGGAGACTCAAAAACCCTACCTGCTCCCGGCCGTGATCTGGTTTCTGGACCATCCGGCCGCCGTGGCGCAGGCGTTCCCCAACGGAGAGACAGCCAGGAAGATTGTGGTGCTCTGCCTGGATGCCCTGGAAAATACCCTGTTCCGGGAAAAAGGGGCGGGGAAGGCGGCTTATGCGCTGAGCAGTTCCCGTGAGTTGCGCTGCCGGGTCATTCTGGAACAGATCAAGGACTACAGCCAGTTCCCGGAGGACCAGGGTCTGGCAGCCCTGGGGCTGGCCATGGTGATGAAGGAAACGACGGGGATGCTCCAGGATGACGTCCGGCTGGTGGCAGCCCGCGGAAAGCTGTTGAAGGACGCCATCATCAAGTGCTATGACTCCAGCTTCGGCCCGGTTCCGGTCCGGAATCTGGTGCAGGAGGAGCTGTATGAAATACGTAATCTCAATATTGGGCAGACCGGGCCTGGAATCAGCCTGCCTTCCTCCGCCACCGGGGCGCAAGTGACGCTGCCCGCCGGAGACAAGCCCGTTCTGGTGGTGTTCTGGGATCCGCGGGATGCGCGTTCCGTCCAGTTTCTGGGGAAGGCCGCTTCCCTCCGGGGAGAATTTCCGGGCCTGATGGTGATGCCGGTGGCTCCGGGGAGCAGTGAGAACGTGAAGAAGGCCCTGTTGAATTTGAATTTGGACATCCCCTCCCTGGTTGATGAGAAAGCAGCGGCATTCAAGGATTACCGCGTGAGGCTCACGCCGCAGGTGTACCTGCTGGATCTCAAGGGGAAAATCCTGATGCGCGGCACGCCGGACATGCTGTTTGACGCCAATCTGTACGCCGCCATGGGCAAGCTTGAAGGGAAGAAGAATGGAAAGGCGGAGGAGAAAAAAGCCGCCGCCGCGCCGCCCGCCGCCAGGCCTGCGCCGCTGCCGGCTAAAATCAATTCTCCGGAGACGCGCGTTCCGGCTGCGCCGCAACCTGCCGCCGCGCCGGCCGCTCCTCTTGCCCCGCCGCCCCTGCGGCCCATGCCCGAATAG